ATAGAAACTTCTGAGTACAGAAACCAATAGCGGGATATGGAAATGCGTGAATGTGTTGACCAGTGATAAAAAGCCGATTACCGCCGGTATCAAGATGAAATAGCTGGCCCGTTCATACCGTTTGGCAATATAGAGGGCGAAGACGAACAATGGAAGCCCGATCAGAAATTCCTTTGTCCGCGGTCGCACATAAAGCAATTGCTCCAGCAGCTGCCTCGCCTGAATTTCAAGAGTGCTCACCGTAGCGGCGTTCCCCGTCCGTTGGATGTAATAAAAACCGATTGCCGCAACCAGACCGAACAGCAGGATATGCCAGTATTTTATATCGAGCTTAAGTATATCCGTAATCTTCCCCCAGAACGCATAAAGCGCAACGAAAGCGATCGGCAGGATATACACGAGCTTCACCCCTCTGAACAATTCCGTTCCAAGGATAAATTGGTTGCCGTTCAGCAGAACCACGATGAGCCAAATGCCGGCAAATGTAATTCCTACTGCTTTCAAATATGAAAATAGCAGGTAACCCTTCTTGTCAGGATCCCGCGGAACCAGCACGGCGAACACTGGTGCTGTAACAGCGACGGCGAGTGCCATCCCTTTCAGCAGGATGCTTGAGCCAAGGACAAGATATACCAAGGAAAGCAACGAAAACAATGCAATGGCGCCGATGGTCAGCCAGCGCCGGTTGAAGACAGCTGCAGCGGCCAGACCGATGAAGGCGACAGCTCCCGCTAACGCAATCGCTATCTGCCAAAGCGGCACATCGATTTGATCAAACGTAACCGCTTCCCCTCGCATATAACGCGGGAATATCCCGGCATTCACCGCTGTCTCCAATTCAGACAGTGTTTCAATCGCTTCGCTGTATTCCGGGATGCCGACATTCAGGAACACCACTTTGATATTCCGTTCTTTGACCGCCCGGATGATCCGATCAGCCATTTCGTCGACATTCGTTGTGTACAGCGGAAGGCTGTGCAACCGGATGACGTCGAATTCGGTTATATATGCCGCCGTATTGAAGCCTTGCTGGGTCGCCAATTCGATGTTCAGCAAATCGAATCCGGCATTTTCAAGTTCACGGACAAAGTTCTTCAACCGGACGGGGTCATCGTAAAACGGCAGTTTGTGTCCCGAAAACAGTACGCTGTCCGTATTTTCGCTGTAAAGCGCAAGAAGCTCTCCTATGTTCTCGTCCAGCCGGTCATCATCCGACTGATGAGCGATTCGCGGAATGACTGCCATTCCGGCGGCTTCAATCGCCGAAATTGCTTCCGTATTATATACAAGCGGAGCCGACTTAAGTTCATCCGGTTGGCCGGGCACGAATATGTATGAGACCTCCCCGATTTCCGTCGCCCGTGTGTCCGTGAAGTTATCCCTGATCACTGACCGGTAATCAGGGCCATTTTCCATGTAGACAAAAATCCCTCTCGTATCAAAGAAATCCGAAAGTGGTTCTTCTCCATTCAGTAGAATATGCTCCCGAATTGTCGCAGAACTGATAATGGAAATCTCTCCCCATTGTTCGAGTGTCCGCAAATTGATCGGCTCTACGCTAATGCTTTGAACGCCCACTTCCTTCAGACCCTCGAGCACTTGCTCCAACTCAAGGTCCGGCTCTCTCGTAAGCCATCCGTCGATTACATGAAACGGAATGGCGGTTTCAATTGTCTTACTGCCTTCTTCCACAGTGACGCGTTCATAGATAGAAGGAATGGTTAATATAATGGCTGCAAGAACTATACCCATTAATGCTTTCTGCACTGACTACACACCTTTGATTGTTTATTGTCCCAAAACTGTTTCCGACTGTTATACATACCCTCTTATTTAATGAATGACCGGATTACCGGAATTTTATTCAGCAAACGCTTATCAATGACGTTCAGCATCAGCAACAGACTGCCGTAGATGACAGCGCCCGCTGACGCAGAAGCGGTCAGATACAAAAATGCGATGCCGCGTGTCCATTCTGCCACTTCGAAAAACACGAGCGGCAGCCAGACGATCCCGCCCATCACAAGCGCGGCGATGATCCCTGCCACTGCCTTTTTCGATAAAAAATTAAATTTCGTGTGTTTCCAAATGAAGTACGTATTCACCAAAAATAGAAGAAGATAGACAGCAGTTGTGGAAATAGCCGCGCCGAGCAACCCGTACCATTGGATGAACAGGAGGTTCAGCAGCGCTTTCACCGTCACCCCTCCAACGATAATCCAAGCAGCCAGTTTCGCTCTATTGATGCCTTGCAGAATGCCCGTACCGAGAACCGTCATGGACGTGAACAATGAACTGAATGCGATGACCGCCAGCACGGCACTGCCTTCCAGGTTCGTAAACAAGGCCAAATTGACTGGCAATGTCAGCACGGTCAGTCCGATGGCAGCCGGCAATGAAATGAGGTAACCGAGAAAATATGTATGCTCAAGATCGCGTTTAACTCCCAGGGCATCACCGGCCGCAAGTTTGGCGGATACGGATGGAATGAGCGGCAAGACGACGGATGTCGCGAATACGGAGACAATTTGCACAAGCGCAAGTCCCCGGCCATATATACCGTATAGATAGATAACATCGTCATCCGAATTACCGAATACCCGCAATGCGTTCGGTATGGTGACGGAATCCACCAGATTGAGGAGCGCCATGGTAATGGAACCGATGCTGATCGGAATGGAAATCGCAAGAATCATTTTACCTGTGCGCGTAAACTGGCCTCGGATGCGATTTGCATTTTTTTTGACGCGGAAATCGGAACGGCTGTATAAATACCGCAAATACATGAGGGAAGCGGCTGCCCCAATGACCGAACTGATCATGATTCCGCCGGCTATTTCCCGGGCGCTGTAGAGCTGGCTGACCATATAGACCGCGATGACAAGGATTAAACCGACCCGTATGAATTGCTCGATCACTTGTGAAACAGCTGTCGGCGTCATATCGCCATGCCCTTGAAAAAATCCCCGGTACACAGCCATATACGGAGCGACCAATAGCGTGCAGCCCACCACAATGAGCGCCGGGCGGGTCGCCTGTCCGCCAATCACGGCAGCGATCTGCTCCGAGAAGATGAAAATCAATGCGAAAAACAACGCTCCAAAAACCAGTGCTAAAATGCCGGACGTATGAAAGATCTTGCCGACCTCGTCCGGCTTATCCTGTGCCCGGGATTCTGCAATCAGCTTCGAAATAGCGATCGGAATACCTGCTACCGACAGTGTCAAGGCAACCATATAGACCGGGTAGACGAGTGTGAAAATCCCCAGCACTTCATCGCCGGCGATGTTTTGCAATGGAATCCGGAAAAGGCTGCCCAACACTTTTGATAACAGGGCCGCAATGGATAAAACCAGCGTCCCTCTTATTAATGCGTTGTTCATTTCTTCCGGGAAGCCTTTCCACGCAAAATAACCAGCGCAAACTTCGGCAATACAAGCATTCTTTTCCAGCGGGAAGGTTGCTTCGCGAGCCGGTAAAACCACTCGAGATTCAGTTTAATCCATACATCCGGCGCCCGATTTACATTGCCGGAAAACACATCGAAACTTCCACCTACCCCGATGAATACCCCTTTATCAAATAACGGCAGGTATTTGCCGATCCATTGCTCCTGTCGGGGGAAACCGAGCGCAACAAAAACCAGATCCGCACCTGATTCTTTAATCGCTTCAGCCACGCCAGGATCCTGGCGGTCAAAAAAGCCGTTCTGGTGTCCGGCAATCTTGACGTTCGGATACTCCTCGCGCACCTTTGCCACTGTAGCCTGCAGCACTTCCTCCGCCGCTCCCAAAAAATAGACGCTGTAACGCTGCCGGTCAGCCACTTGAAGCAGATCGAGCATGATGTCATATCCGCTCACCCGTTCCGGCAGTGGATCACCGATGATCGAAGCGGCTTTCACAACACCGATTCCGTCGGCTGTGATGTAATCCGCCTGTTGAAGGATTCCCCGATACTGCTCGTCTTGGAGCGAATGCATGACAATTTCCGGATTTGCAGTCACGACAAATGTTTTACTTTTTTGTTCCACATGCCGCTGCAGCGTTTCTATGAACGCCTGTCGGGTCGTGTGCAGAAACGGCACTCCTAAAATATCAATCGTTTTCTTCATCTTGTTTTTCTCCTTAACTTGACGCCTTGTTTCTTTTTCCTACTATAACACAATTGAAGCATAATAAACCGGGTGAAACGTATGGTATGAGCACCTCCGACTCTGCTTAAAACGGCAATCAGCTTAGACAAAAGTCCTCCCGCTTTAGTTGAAGAGAGCAATTACACGGAATTTAACGCCGGCACCTTTCTTGTAAACCATACAATAATGAACAAAGGTCGGAGGTCGCGGACAAGGAAAAAAGAAATATCAAGCGGAAGAAAACAAGCAGGGTCAATTGAAAGAACTTCTGCAATAAATCAAAAAAAGAATACCGCACAGGAGACCGCAGCCTCTTGCACAGTATTCTTCTTTTTTGCCGTCCTGATAGTTACTTCGCAAGCGGAAGAGCTTTAACAAATTCTCCATACGCGCCATTTCCATAAACATGCGCATCGTCAAATGCCTTGTCTTCAGACTGGACATGGAACCAAGTTGCGCCGTTCACAGTAGCCTGTCCTTTGATAATGACCGGGACGTTTGTATGAAACAATTTATACATCACGGTATCCGGCGCTGTTGCTCCGGCGATTGTCCGGAAGTTTAAACCCTCCACATTCGTATAGCCCAGCTGATGCTTGTAGATATCTTTTTTGCCAAGGTATAAGTCGGTCCGATACATATGGCCGGCGATCTTTTCACCCCAGTATGGATCTGATGCATAGCGCACATTCATACCGATTGCCTTGTTGCCAAGAATAGATCCGTTATAGAAACTGCCGGTTACTTTATGGTAGTTTGCATTGATTTTCTTAGCAGCATCTTCAATGGATTCCTTGAAAGTAGCGTAGGTATAAGCGCCATTGTACGCGTCCCCGTCGACTGCCCCGTAGCCGAACAGGTTGTTTTTATCCTGCGCAATTTTACTGGTTCCCCAATTGCTTTCATGAATTGCATGGGATAGTAAGTACAATGCGTTCACTTTATACTGCGCTTCGATGTCTTTGAAGAATTGGCCACTGCCTGCAAGCGGACTTTCGGTCCATGTTTTTCCGTAGATCGCTTTCCCGTAATACGGGAATTTATCTGTTAAGTATTTATCGAGTTCTTCAGCCGTGTAATTCGTTGCTGACGAAAGCGGCAGTTTATTGAAATACTGATGCGCCTCGACCACTTTTGCGCCGGAAGCGTTGAAGAAGACCGCGCCATCCTGGCTGTAGTATTTTGTTCCTGGCACAAGCCCAGCCGGCGCTGTACCGATTACGCCAGTCGATGAATATTTTTCACTCAAGTGATTGAATGGCCGATGAATGAGTCCACCGTTTGCCACTTCATAGTAGGAACGGCCTTTCATCATTTCATATGGAATCAGCATGATCGTGTTCGATTTCACATAGCCTGGTTTGCCTGCAAGTTCCACTCGTGCGTATCCGGCTTCAGCGTCGATATACTTCATTTCCGTTCCAGTCGGAATATACGGGCGGTACTGGCCGCCGAGCTGACCGGAACTCCATTGGAGACTAGCGCTCGGATAGACATAGGAGAATGCGCTGCTGACTGCGACTCCATTCTCCATCCAGACGATCTGGCTGCTGTGTTCAACCACTTCTGCTGATGCATCCGCTTTGGCGAATTGCTTCGCCTCTTCAAAAGTCCCGAATTGCTTAACCGCTTCTGTCTGTCCATTTGTGATGGCTGAAGCTTGGTACGGGAGCGGCGCCGGCGGATAAATAACTTCTCTTCCTCTTAAAAGCACAAGAGCCACCATCCAGCGTTTCGAATCTGCTTTCGGTTGAAATTCTCCAACCAGATTCCCTTCCATGATTTTTAAATGACCCAAAATCCGGGCATCTTCAGCATGATACTTGGCGATGCTGGCTGTATCCACATACGTCAGCGGTGCGATTTCAGCGATATTCACGACAATCCCTTTCGCTTCCAGCCCTCTCGAAATCATGCTTGCCATCTGCTCGCGGGTAATCAAAGCATTCGGCCGGAAAGTGTTATCCGGGTAGCCTCTTACAATCCCTGCATCCACTGCGGCAGCAATCGGCTTAGCGTACCATGCGTCCGCTGAAACATCGCGGAAAGTGGATTCTTCAGTCGAATCGCCTGCCGGCAGTCCCGCTTCTCCACTTCCTCCTAATTCAAAAGCCTTGACGATCATTTTAGCGAACTGGGCTCTACTGACTTCCCGGTCCGGTCCGTAACTGCCATCCGGATACCCGGTGATCGCCCCGAGAGCGATCATCTCCCGCATCGCCTCTTCATATTTATGACCTGTCAGATCATCGGCCGCATTACTATTCTGCGGGAATATCAGTGAGAATATCAAGCTCGCTATAATGGCTGCACACAACATTTTTTTCATTTCTCTTTATTTCCTCCCATATGTTAATATTTTTCTATTTTTTACCTTTTTATGTATTAAAGTTACTTAAAAATGCTCCTTTCTATCGTTTATTCTTTTCATAAATAAGTAACTATGCCTTTATCCTCCTTTGCCGATAGCTGGATTAAGTCGCATAAGACTAAGGAATATGAAGCAACGATCCTTATCTATTCTAATCCTTTTTACTGCTCAATCTTATTTTATTTATCGGTATTTTTGGCCTATTTTGTGCTAAAATCTCTTTAAAGCAATTTATATCGGGATACTATATCCTTATTTTCACCAAAACCGGTTGTTTTTTACGAAACAGAACAAATAAACTGTGTGTATACCCGTTGTGGACAGCGGGTAAACAAATAAACAATTAAAGGAGAAATTTCGCCCACATGAAGAATGCTAGTACACGACTTTTGGCGCTACTCATCCTCTCGGTTTTTGTGATTTTGAATTTTGGTACCTCACAGGTATCTGCCAGTAATCCATTCACGGATGTCTCCTCATCAGACGAGGAAATTATTTATCTATGGAACAAAGGACTTATCAACGGAACATCCAGCACCACATTCAGTCCAAATAGTTCTGTCACTCGTGAACAGGCTGCCATCCTGATCGGTCGAATTTTGGGCTATGCGTCAACACCGCGGGAAACGGATTTTTCAGATGTTCCATCATCCCGTTATAGTTCCGGATACATTCAGACAGCAGTTGAGAATGGCATTATCACTGGTTATCCCGATGGTACTTACAAACCTAAGGCAACAATGACACGAGGCGAAATGGCTTTCCTTCTAAGTCGAGCATTCAACCTGAAAAACACAGGGCCTGTCTTTTTTAGAGATGTTAATGTAAGCACAGATCCAAAGAGCTTATATTTAGCAGTCAATAAGATAGCTACTAAGGGAATTTCAAATGGTACCGGAAATGCGAATTACTCGCCCTCACTTAAATTAACGCGCCGCGATTTTGCAGTTTTCGCAGCCCGGGGCTTGGAATCTTCATTTAGAGTTACATTCCAGAATGCGACAATCGATGAATTGGCCGCTACTGTGGATAGCTTGAATATCAGAACCGGCCCAAGCTCGACTTACAGTACAGTCGGAAAAATCAATAAAGGCACAGTGGTTTCAGTTTATGGCTATCATGGCGATTGGGCGTACGGTAAAACCGGAAGCTTATTGGGTTATATACATAGCGCATATCTAAACGAACCTGCTCCACCCGCTCCTGCTAAGCCTGCTTACATCGCTGAATTGGTCTCAACAACAGACAATTTGAACATCAGATCCGGCCCTGGCACGAGCCATGGAG
Above is a genomic segment from Planococcus lenghuensis containing:
- a CDS encoding DUF5693 family protein, with protein sequence MQKALMGIVLAAIILTIPSIYERVTVEEGSKTIETAIPFHVIDGWLTREPDLELEQVLEGLKEVGVQSISVEPINLRTLEQWGEISIISSATIREHILLNGEEPLSDFFDTRGIFVYMENGPDYRSVIRDNFTDTRATEIGEVSYIFVPGQPDELKSAPLVYNTEAISAIEAAGMAVIPRIAHQSDDDRLDENIGELLALYSENTDSVLFSGHKLPFYDDPVRLKNFVRELENAGFDLLNIELATQQGFNTAAYITEFDVIRLHSLPLYTTNVDEMADRIIRAVKERNIKVVFLNVGIPEYSEAIETLSELETAVNAGIFPRYMRGEAVTFDQIDVPLWQIAIALAGAVAFIGLAAAAVFNRRWLTIGAIALFSLLSLVYLVLGSSILLKGMALAVAVTAPVFAVLVPRDPDKKGYLLFSYLKAVGITFAGIWLIVVLLNGNQFILGTELFRGVKLVYILPIAFVALYAFWGKITDILKLDIKYWHILLFGLVAAIGFYYIQRTGNAATVSTLEIQARQLLEQLLYVRPRTKEFLIGLPLFVFALYIAKRYERASYFILIPAVIGFLSLVNTFTHFHIPLLVSVLRSFYSIVLGFLIGLGLIGIYKLIGDWVVNQIKARWQT
- a CDS encoding putative polysaccharide biosynthesis protein yields the protein MNNALIRGTLVLSIAALLSKVLGSLFRIPLQNIAGDEVLGIFTLVYPVYMVALTLSVAGIPIAISKLIAESRAQDKPDEVGKIFHTSGILALVFGALFFALIFIFSEQIAAVIGGQATRPALIVVGCTLLVAPYMAVYRGFFQGHGDMTPTAVSQVIEQFIRVGLILVIAVYMVSQLYSAREIAGGIMISSVIGAAASLMYLRYLYSRSDFRVKKNANRIRGQFTRTGKMILAISIPISIGSITMALLNLVDSVTIPNALRVFGNSDDDVIYLYGIYGRGLALVQIVSVFATSVVLPLIPSVSAKLAAGDALGVKRDLEHTYFLGYLISLPAAIGLTVLTLPVNLALFTNLEGSAVLAVIAFSSLFTSMTVLGTGILQGINRAKLAAWIIVGGVTVKALLNLLFIQWYGLLGAAISTTAVYLLLFLVNTYFIWKHTKFNFLSKKAVAGIIAALVMGGIVWLPLVFFEVAEWTRGIAFLYLTASASAGAVIYGSLLLMLNVIDKRLLNKIPVIRSFIK
- a CDS encoding WecB/TagA/CpsF family glycosyltransferase, which encodes MKKTIDILGVPFLHTTRQAFIETLQRHVEQKSKTFVVTANPEIVMHSLQDEQYRGILQQADYITADGIGVVKAASIIGDPLPERVSGYDIMLDLLQVADRQRYSVYFLGAAEEVLQATVAKVREEYPNVKIAGHQNGFFDRQDPGVAEAIKESGADLVFVALGFPRQEQWIGKYLPLFDKGVFIGVGGSFDVFSGNVNRAPDVWIKLNLEWFYRLAKQPSRWKRMLVLPKFALVILRGKASRKK
- a CDS encoding S-layer homology domain-containing protein, with protein sequence MKKMLCAAIIASLIFSLIFPQNSNAADDLTGHKYEEAMREMIALGAITGYPDGSYGPDREVSRAQFAKMIVKAFELGGSGEAGLPAGDSTEESTFRDVSADAWYAKPIAAAVDAGIVRGYPDNTFRPNALITREQMASMISRGLEAKGIVVNIAEIAPLTYVDTASIAKYHAEDARILGHLKIMEGNLVGEFQPKADSKRWMVALVLLRGREVIYPPAPLPYQASAITNGQTEAVKQFGTFEEAKQFAKADASAEVVEHSSQIVWMENGVAVSSAFSYVYPSASLQWSSGQLGGQYRPYIPTGTEMKYIDAEAGYARVELAGKPGYVKSNTIMLIPYEMMKGRSYYEVANGGLIHRPFNHLSEKYSSTGVIGTAPAGLVPGTKYYSQDGAVFFNASGAKVVEAHQYFNKLPLSSATNYTAEELDKYLTDKFPYYGKAIYGKTWTESPLAGSGQFFKDIEAQYKVNALYLLSHAIHESNWGTSKIAQDKNNLFGYGAVDGDAYNGAYTYATFKESIEDAAKKINANYHKVTGSFYNGSILGNKAIGMNVRYASDPYWGEKIAGHMYRTDLYLGKKDIYKHQLGYTNVEGLNFRTIAGATAPDTVMYKLFHTNVPVIIKGQATVNGATWFHVQSEDKAFDDAHVYGNGAYGEFVKALPLAK
- a CDS encoding N-acetylmuramoyl-L-alanine amidase; translation: MKNASTRLLALLILSVFVILNFGTSQVSASNPFTDVSSSDEEIIYLWNKGLINGTSSTTFSPNSSVTREQAAILIGRILGYASTPRETDFSDVPSSRYSSGYIQTAVENGIITGYPDGTYKPKATMTRGEMAFLLSRAFNLKNTGPVFFRDVNVSTDPKSLYLAVNKIATKGISNGTGNANYSPSLKLTRRDFAVFAARGLESSFRVTFQNATIDELAATVDSLNIRTGPSSTYSTVGKINKGTVVSVYGYHGDWAYGKTGSLLGYIHSAYLNEPAPPAPAKPAYIAELVSTTDNLNIRSGPGTSHGAIGQMDAGDKIQVLSYDGSWAYGQIGTLKGYVHSAYLVNPAAQKRYIAIDPGHGGSDPGAVANGLVEKEINLDVSKRVQKLLLAKGISVYMTRTTDVYPTLSQRVTNSVNSGANAFVSIHANAYTPATSGSETFYSAALDQVATDSKQLATFIQNRLYVAMNNNNRGVKEASYQVLRTNPMPAALTELGFMTNTSDATKLASSTYRDRAASAIAEGIEDYYNWKAKN